A genomic segment from Microbacterium sp. SORGH_AS_0428 encodes:
- a CDS encoding EamA family transporter: MLPVFAVLAAAVLFGTTGTSQALGPDGTTPLGVGAVRLLIGGTALAVIGFALARRHRRASAATTPPLTARALVLMALTGICLAAYQPLFFLGTARGGVAVGTVIALGSAPVMAGLIEWAITRRLPRPTWLAATTLATIGVALLAFAGGGSGSADPLGVLGSLGAGAAFAVFANAQRRLMSTGWDPFTVAGAMGAGSALSALFMLPFASFSWLAEPGGIAVALWLGLATIAVAYTLFTWGLQRLTAATAATLTLAEPITATLLGLVVLGEHLGAASLIGIAVLTVGLVVLAWGSRRRDPEPFPLEG, encoded by the coding sequence ATGCTGCCCGTGTTCGCCGTCCTCGCTGCGGCCGTGCTGTTCGGCACGACGGGCACCTCGCAGGCGCTGGGTCCCGACGGGACGACGCCCCTCGGCGTCGGAGCGGTGCGTCTGCTCATCGGCGGCACCGCGCTGGCGGTGATCGGCTTCGCCCTCGCCCGCCGGCACCGACGCGCGAGCGCAGCCACGACTCCCCCGCTGACGGCGCGCGCTCTCGTGCTCATGGCATTGACCGGCATCTGCCTTGCGGCGTACCAGCCGCTGTTCTTCCTGGGCACGGCGCGCGGCGGCGTCGCCGTGGGCACCGTGATCGCGCTCGGATCCGCGCCGGTCATGGCGGGACTCATCGAATGGGCGATCACCCGGCGCCTCCCCCGCCCCACGTGGCTCGCGGCGACGACGCTCGCCACGATCGGGGTCGCGCTGCTGGCCTTCGCCGGCGGCGGCTCCGGTTCGGCCGATCCCCTCGGCGTGCTCGGGTCATTGGGCGCCGGCGCGGCGTTCGCCGTCTTCGCCAACGCGCAGCGCCGGTTGATGTCGACCGGGTGGGATCCCTTCACGGTCGCCGGCGCCATGGGCGCCGGGTCGGCGCTGAGCGCCCTCTTCATGCTCCCGTTCGCCTCCTTCAGCTGGCTCGCCGAACCCGGCGGCATCGCCGTCGCGCTCTGGCTGGGACTCGCGACCATCGCTGTCGCCTACACGCTGTTCACCTGGGGCCTGCAACGCCTCACCGCCGCGACCGCGGCGACGCTGACCCTCGCCGAGCCCATCACCGCCACCCTGCTCGGGCTCGTCGTGCTCGGGGAGCACCTCGGCGCCGCATCCCTCATCGGCATCGCCGTGCTCACCGTCGGTCTCGTCGTGCTGGCCTGGGGCTCCCGCCGACGAGACCCCGAACCGTTCCCCCTCGAAGGATGA
- the cysS gene encoding cysteine--tRNA ligase codes for MTVRLYDTQAQALRDFAPLEDGNVTMYVCGPTVQSGPHIGHVRAALSFDLLRRWLAHRFGRVTFVRNVTDIDDKVLANATPTEPWWALAYRMELAFSQAYAAVGILAPTYEPRATASIPQMIELIALLIERGHAYPAPDGSGDVYFDVRSWPAYGALTHQDVDAMEAAADADPRGKRDPHDFALWKGAKHGEPSDARWASPWGEGRPGWHIECSAMSRRYLGPRFDIHGGGLDLRFPHHENELAQSTAAGDAFAQYWVHNGLVTVDGQKMSKSLGNFTLAADVLDERDPLVVRYALAAAHYRSSLDVSGKAFDEAEAALDRIRTFLDRADRVGAAPGSAVIPDAFAVALDDDLGVPQALGVLHETVRAGNAALDEGDSENARRRAAEVVAMTDILGINPLDERWRKSAAGPEVAALDALVRVMIDQRAQARADKDWASADRVRDAIAAAGIVLEDGPEGTHWSVKRG; via the coding sequence GTGACGGTCCGGCTCTACGACACCCAGGCGCAGGCGCTGCGCGACTTCGCGCCTCTGGAGGACGGCAACGTCACGATGTACGTCTGCGGCCCGACGGTGCAGTCCGGCCCGCACATCGGCCATGTGCGCGCTGCGCTGAGCTTCGATCTGCTGCGTCGCTGGCTCGCGCACCGGTTCGGCCGGGTGACGTTCGTCCGCAACGTCACCGACATCGACGACAAGGTGCTCGCGAACGCGACGCCCACCGAGCCATGGTGGGCGCTCGCCTACCGGATGGAGCTCGCGTTCAGTCAGGCCTATGCCGCGGTCGGCATCCTCGCGCCGACGTACGAGCCGCGCGCCACCGCATCCATCCCGCAGATGATCGAGCTCATCGCGCTGCTCATCGAGCGCGGCCACGCGTACCCGGCACCCGACGGATCCGGCGACGTGTACTTCGACGTGCGGTCGTGGCCCGCCTACGGCGCCCTCACCCACCAAGACGTCGACGCGATGGAAGCGGCGGCGGATGCGGACCCTCGCGGCAAGCGCGACCCGCACGACTTCGCGCTGTGGAAGGGTGCCAAGCACGGCGAGCCGTCGGATGCGCGGTGGGCGTCGCCGTGGGGCGAGGGACGCCCGGGATGGCACATCGAATGCTCGGCGATGTCGCGCCGGTACCTCGGGCCGCGCTTCGACATCCACGGCGGCGGTCTCGACCTGCGCTTCCCGCATCACGAGAACGAGCTCGCGCAATCCACGGCCGCGGGCGATGCGTTCGCACAGTATTGGGTGCACAACGGTCTCGTCACCGTCGACGGCCAGAAGATGTCGAAGTCGCTCGGCAACTTCACTCTCGCCGCCGACGTGCTCGACGAGCGCGACCCGCTCGTCGTGCGCTACGCACTCGCTGCCGCGCACTACCGGTCGAGCCTCGATGTCTCCGGCAAGGCCTTCGACGAGGCGGAGGCGGCGCTCGATCGCATCCGCACCTTCCTCGATCGCGCCGACCGCGTGGGTGCGGCTCCGGGGAGCGCCGTGATCCCCGATGCGTTCGCCGTCGCGCTGGATGACGACCTCGGCGTGCCGCAGGCTCTCGGCGTGCTGCACGAGACGGTGCGTGCAGGAAACGCGGCACTGGATGAGGGAGACTCGGAGAACGCGCGCCGCCGCGCGGCCGAGGTCGTCGCCATGACCGACATCCTCGGCATCAATCCGCTCGACGAGCGGTGGCGCAAGAGCGCGGCGGGCCCCGAAGTGGCAGCCCTCGACGCTCTCGTGCGCGTGATGATCGACCAACGCGCCCAGGCGCGGGCAGACAAGGACTGGGCGAGCGCCGACCGGGTGCGCGATGCGATCGCGGCCGCCGGCATCGTCCTCGAAGACGGTCCCGAGGGGACCCATTGGAGTGTGAAACGTGGCTAA
- the rlmB gene encoding 23S rRNA (guanosine(2251)-2'-O)-methyltransferase RlmB encodes MAKPGNPSAGRGKKKGPTKGTGGKNRRSLEGRGPTPKAEDRAWHPAGKRKAAQERFVAAGGKAAPRIAGQNRTPRSKQNDDTETVTGRNSVLEALRARIPATAFYIAQRVEMDDRVKEMLSIATHREIPVLEVTRQELDRMAGFDGVHQGVALKVPPYEYAHPQDLLEQIIDRDELPLIVALDGVTDPRNLGAIIRSTAAFGGQGLIIPQRRSAGVNSAAWKTSAGAAARLPVAMAANLTTTLKEFKKQGVFVLGLDGDGDVALPALQLADRPVVIVVGSEGKGLSRLVTETCDQIVSIPISAATESLNAGIAASVALYQVATLRSA; translated from the coding sequence GTGGCTAAGCCGGGAAACCCGTCCGCCGGACGCGGCAAGAAGAAGGGCCCCACGAAGGGCACCGGCGGCAAGAACCGTCGTTCGCTCGAAGGTCGCGGTCCGACCCCCAAGGCGGAGGACCGCGCCTGGCACCCCGCGGGCAAGCGCAAGGCCGCGCAGGAGCGCTTCGTCGCGGCCGGCGGCAAGGCCGCTCCGCGCATCGCGGGTCAGAACCGCACGCCGCGCTCTAAGCAGAACGACGACACCGAGACGGTCACCGGTCGTAACTCCGTGCTCGAAGCGCTGCGCGCCCGCATCCCTGCGACCGCCTTCTACATCGCGCAGCGCGTCGAGATGGACGACCGCGTCAAGGAGATGCTCTCGATCGCGACGCACCGTGAGATCCCCGTGCTGGAGGTCACGCGGCAGGAGCTGGACCGCATGGCGGGCTTCGACGGCGTGCACCAGGGCGTTGCCCTGAAGGTTCCCCCGTACGAGTACGCGCACCCGCAGGACCTGCTGGAGCAGATCATCGACCGCGACGAGCTGCCGTTGATCGTGGCGCTCGACGGTGTGACGGACCCCCGCAACCTGGGTGCCATCATCCGCTCCACGGCAGCGTTCGGCGGTCAGGGCCTCATCATTCCGCAGCGTCGCAGCGCGGGCGTCAACTCCGCCGCGTGGAAGACGAGCGCGGGGGCTGCAGCCCGCCTGCCGGTCGCGATGGCGGCGAATCTCACGACGACGCTCAAGGAGTTCAAGAAGCAGGGCGTCTTCGTGCTCGGCCTCGACGGCGACGGCGACGTGGCGCTTCCGGCCCTGCAGCTGGCCGATCGTCCCGTCGTGATCGTCGTCGGCTCTGAAGGCAAGGGGCTCTCGCGCCTGGTGACCGAGACGTGCGACCAGATCGTGTCGATCCCGATCTCCGCCGCGACCGAGTCCCTGAACGCGGGGATCGCCGCATCCGTCGCGCTCTACCAGGTCGCCACGCTACGGTCGGCCTGA
- a CDS encoding NAD(P)H-binding protein, translating into MSRIAVLGGTGYAGSHIVAEAVRRGHTVLSVARTVAAERVDGAVYVEATLLDVPTLVNELIGVDVVVSAVAARGDMLGALRPAIEQLLSVLPEDVRIGVIGGAGGSLVAEGGPRLVDTEGFADEYKPEALEAIGILEDLQTRAGDRDWFYIHPAGGFGAWAPGERTGSYRDGGDVLVVDENGESFISGADLAVAVLDEIETPRHSRERFTVGY; encoded by the coding sequence ATGTCTCGTATCGCCGTTCTCGGAGGAACCGGCTACGCCGGTAGTCACATCGTCGCCGAGGCGGTCCGACGCGGGCATACGGTGCTCTCGGTGGCGCGCACCGTCGCCGCCGAACGGGTCGATGGCGCGGTCTACGTCGAGGCCACGCTGCTGGATGTCCCCACCCTCGTGAACGAGCTGATCGGCGTCGACGTGGTCGTCTCGGCAGTGGCCGCGCGCGGCGACATGCTCGGCGCGCTCCGCCCCGCGATCGAGCAACTGCTCTCGGTGCTGCCCGAGGACGTGCGGATCGGCGTCATCGGCGGCGCCGGCGGCAGCCTCGTCGCCGAGGGCGGCCCGCGCCTCGTCGACACCGAGGGCTTCGCGGACGAGTACAAGCCCGAAGCGCTCGAGGCGATCGGCATCCTCGAAGACCTCCAGACGCGCGCGGGCGACCGCGACTGGTTCTACATCCACCCCGCGGGCGGATTCGGTGCGTGGGCGCCGGGGGAGCGCACGGGCTCGTATCGCGACGGCGGCGACGTGCTCGTCGTCGACGAGAACGGCGAGTCGTTCATCTCGGGCGCCGACCTCGCCGTCGCCGTGCTCGACGAGATCGAGACGCCGCGTCACTCGCGGGAGCGTTTCACCGTCGGCTACTGA
- a CDS encoding DUF4032 domain-containing protein produces MADSLTITASAIDPALLTLPWSTPLADWSSNDIVQLPKGLSRHLVRFSTLSGKVIAVKETTGEMARREYDMLGNLARLDVPCVDRFAVIDGRTDAAGHPLPAALVTAHLKFSLPYRALFTQVLRPNTASRLVDALAVLLVRLHNVGFFWGDVSLSNTLFRRDAGAFAAYLVDAETGELHEGGLTRGQREHDLDVARTNIAGEIMDLAAGGRLAGDVDALDIADGIVSSYRSLWAALTDKESFSAAESWRITERVQRLNALGFDIGEMSIDTATDGALVSIQPKVVDAGHHQRRLLRLTGLDVEENQARRLLNDLDEFRARISRVGSDEEMVAHEWLTRKFEPVVKAIPFDLRSKLEPAEVYHQVLEHSWYMSQARGRSVPLAEVLTSYIDDVLRHRRDEATVVGPPTEATSIIPVLRDDYVPRDTDDDEDEEIDWRDLV; encoded by the coding sequence ATGGCGGACTCGCTGACCATCACGGCCAGTGCGATCGATCCCGCGCTGCTGACGCTGCCATGGAGCACGCCGCTCGCGGACTGGTCCAGCAACGACATCGTTCAGCTCCCCAAGGGCCTCTCGCGTCACCTGGTTCGCTTCTCGACCCTCAGCGGCAAAGTCATCGCCGTCAAGGAGACCACCGGGGAGATGGCGCGACGCGAGTACGACATGCTCGGCAACCTCGCCCGCCTCGACGTTCCGTGCGTCGACCGTTTCGCCGTGATCGACGGGCGGACGGATGCGGCGGGCCACCCGCTGCCGGCGGCTCTGGTGACCGCCCACCTCAAGTTCTCCCTGCCCTACCGAGCGCTGTTCACCCAGGTGCTGCGACCGAACACCGCCTCCCGCCTCGTCGACGCGCTCGCGGTCCTGCTCGTGCGTCTGCACAACGTGGGGTTCTTCTGGGGAGATGTCTCGCTCTCCAACACTCTTTTCCGACGGGATGCGGGCGCCTTCGCCGCCTATCTCGTGGACGCCGAGACGGGCGAGCTCCACGAGGGCGGCCTGACGCGCGGTCAGCGCGAGCACGACCTGGATGTGGCGCGCACGAACATCGCGGGCGAGATCATGGACCTCGCCGCCGGCGGTCGCCTGGCCGGCGACGTCGACGCGCTCGACATCGCCGACGGCATCGTCTCCTCCTACCGCTCGCTCTGGGCGGCGCTGACCGACAAGGAGAGCTTCTCCGCGGCGGAGTCGTGGCGGATCACGGAGCGCGTGCAGCGGCTGAACGCGCTCGGCTTCGACATCGGAGAGATGTCGATCGACACTGCGACAGACGGAGCGCTCGTCTCCATCCAGCCCAAGGTCGTCGACGCCGGGCACCACCAGCGGCGCCTCCTGCGCCTGACGGGGCTCGATGTCGAGGAGAACCAGGCGCGACGTCTGCTCAACGACCTCGACGAGTTCCGCGCGCGCATCTCCCGCGTCGGCTCCGACGAGGAGATGGTCGCGCACGAGTGGCTCACGCGGAAGTTCGAGCCGGTCGTCAAGGCGATCCCCTTCGACCTGCGCTCCAAGCTGGAGCCCGCGGAGGTCTACCACCAGGTGCTCGAGCACAGCTGGTACATGTCGCAGGCGCGCGGGCGCTCCGTGCCGCTTGCGGAGGTGCTCACCAGCTACATCGACGACGTCCTGCGCCACCGCCGCGATGAAGCGACCGTGGTGGGTCCGCCCACCGAGGCGACCTCGATCATCCCCGTGCTGCGCGACGACTACGTGCCGCGCGACACGGACGACGATGAGGACGAGGAGATCGACTGGCGCGATCTGGTCTGA
- a CDS encoding sn-glycerol-3-phosphate ABC transporter ATP-binding protein UgpC: MATVTFDNATRLYPGGTRPAVDKLNLEVGDGEFLVLVGPSGCGKSTSLRMLAGLEEVNSGSIRIGDRDVTDVPPKDRDIAMVFQNYALYPHMTVAENMGFALKIAGVGKEERAQRVLEAAKLLDLEEYLTRKPKALSGGQRQRVAMGRAIVRQPQVFLMDEPLSNLDAKLRVQTRTQIASLVRRLGVTTVYVTHDQTEALTMGDRIAVLKDGLLQQVGTPRDLYEKPKNVFVAGFIGSPAMNLFPADLAEGGVRFGDLIVPVEADTIGKAHGTEVTIGVRPEDIQVAPADGKGLSVVVDLIEELGADGYLYGHSEINGKRTDIVARVDGRRHPSAGETVILAPVPGHVHVFDLETGERLNDKAIASV; the protein is encoded by the coding sequence GTGGCAACTGTCACGTTCGACAACGCAACGCGTCTGTACCCGGGCGGAACCCGCCCGGCCGTCGACAAGCTCAACCTCGAGGTCGGAGACGGCGAGTTCCTCGTCCTGGTCGGCCCCTCCGGTTGCGGTAAGTCCACCTCGCTGCGCATGCTCGCCGGCCTCGAAGAGGTCAACTCGGGCAGCATCCGCATCGGCGACCGCGACGTCACCGACGTCCCGCCGAAGGACCGCGACATCGCGATGGTGTTCCAGAACTACGCCCTCTACCCCCACATGACGGTCGCCGAGAACATGGGCTTCGCGCTCAAGATCGCCGGCGTCGGCAAGGAGGAGCGCGCCCAGCGTGTCCTCGAGGCCGCCAAGCTCCTCGACCTCGAGGAGTACCTGACCCGCAAGCCGAAGGCCCTCTCGGGTGGTCAGCGTCAGCGTGTCGCCATGGGTCGCGCCATCGTGCGTCAGCCCCAGGTCTTCCTCATGGACGAGCCGCTGTCGAACCTCGACGCCAAGCTGCGCGTGCAGACGCGTACGCAGATCGCGTCGCTGGTGCGTCGCCTCGGCGTCACCACGGTCTACGTCACGCACGACCAGACCGAGGCCCTCACCATGGGTGACCGCATCGCCGTGCTGAAGGACGGCCTGCTGCAGCAGGTCGGCACCCCGCGCGACCTGTACGAGAAGCCCAAGAACGTGTTCGTCGCCGGCTTCATCGGCTCCCCCGCCATGAACCTCTTCCCGGCCGACCTGGCCGAGGGCGGCGTCCGCTTCGGCGACCTCATCGTCCCCGTCGAGGCCGACACGATCGGCAAGGCGCACGGCACCGAGGTCACCATCGGTGTGCGCCCCGAGGACATCCAGGTGGCTCCCGCCGACGGCAAGGGCCTGTCTGTCGTCGTCGACCTGATCGAAGAGCTCGGCGCCGACGGCTACCTGTACGGCCACTCCGAGATCAACGGCAAGCGCACCGACATCGTGGCGCGCGTCGACGGTCGCCGTCACCCGAGCGCCGGCGAGACGGTCATCCTCGCCCCCGTGCCCGGACACGTGCACGTGTTCGACCTCGAGACCGGCGAGCGCCTGAACGACAAGGCGATCGCCTCGGTCTGA
- a CDS encoding thioredoxin domain-containing protein — protein MSSDDSSNVPAPSDRREAVREKAQRVRQRHARVGRLRVAALSISGVAVVGAVVAAVVFAVSSSTSSPQLQPSGAVDGGFAVASVAGVSVLGGSVDEPAPTESASPQGDTTPTPVPTNRSSVDIRVYVDYLAPGAKQFETANAPQLSSWVTEGAATLSYHPVAMLTAKSNGTKYSLRAAGAAACVATYSPDTVFAFNHQLLLQQPEATSDGLSDDTLADMAQAAGATEPRQVRSCIENGEFMAWAKNATDTAVAGIPGTDGLTLTSTPMIFVNGELYQGALDDPKEFAQFVLTTASDAYYRTASPTPTPTPSS, from the coding sequence ATGTCGAGCGACGACTCATCGAACGTCCCGGCGCCGAGCGACCGCCGCGAGGCGGTGCGCGAGAAGGCGCAGCGAGTGCGGCAGCGTCATGCGCGGGTCGGCCGACTCCGCGTGGCCGCGCTCTCGATCAGCGGCGTGGCGGTCGTCGGTGCCGTGGTCGCCGCCGTCGTTTTCGCGGTGAGCTCGTCGACTTCCTCCCCCCAGCTCCAGCCGAGCGGCGCCGTCGACGGCGGTTTCGCCGTCGCATCCGTCGCCGGCGTGTCGGTGCTCGGCGGGTCTGTGGACGAACCCGCACCGACCGAGTCCGCTTCGCCGCAGGGCGACACCACCCCCACGCCCGTGCCGACGAACCGTTCGTCCGTCGACATCCGCGTGTACGTGGACTACCTCGCGCCCGGGGCGAAGCAGTTCGAGACGGCGAATGCTCCCCAGCTCTCCTCGTGGGTGACGGAGGGGGCGGCGACGCTCTCGTACCACCCGGTCGCCATGCTCACCGCCAAATCGAACGGCACGAAGTACTCCCTGCGTGCAGCGGGCGCGGCGGCCTGTGTCGCGACCTATTCGCCCGACACGGTGTTCGCGTTCAACCACCAGCTGCTGCTGCAGCAGCCCGAGGCCACATCCGACGGGCTGAGCGACGACACGCTCGCCGACATGGCGCAGGCAGCGGGAGCGACCGAGCCTCGTCAGGTGCGTTCCTGCATCGAGAACGGTGAGTTCATGGCATGGGCCAAGAACGCGACCGACACGGCCGTCGCCGGCATCCCGGGCACGGACGGTCTGACGCTCACCAGCACGCCGATGATCTTCGTCAACGGCGAGCTCTACCAGGGTGCGCTCGACGATCCGAAGGAGTTCGCGCAGTTCGTGCTCACCACGGCGAGCGACGCGTACTACCGCACGGCCAGCCCCACGCCGACACCGACGCCCTCGTCGTAA
- a CDS encoding LuxR C-terminal-related transcriptional regulator, which yields MRASSGVILARLQIGAYAEALELAERIAEMMPASAGAVLSPLECSVMWSAVAEAFVTSGQARDGATFSYRAAHAAEAAESDTALFRAHSLVCVCSALFGDYVAAAEAATAAHAISQRSGWAPDVSSFPLILGEILIHSAELDPDRLSASASALRTFGSNPRYAATAAAVESMVALVSGDTGAAVTIATNVVASTRDERVLPMVRGFATGILADALLTRGEPDRALTVLDQIPSPPGHALCFDMQRASAYLMREDYAAVLRVTSGCVSLGMEHSLRTLTPILLRRALAHLALGDHRIADIEVEDALRMMAESGSATPLLTLSTTQLQTLLAKFATRNEALEALVTSLSHRLKKLPRLSGLRVRALPLLTPRETELAWQLREDLTLDQIARERFVSRNTVKSQVRSLYVKLGVTSRQGAVQLLERGGFYERQPPRRT from the coding sequence TTGCGCGCATCCAGCGGCGTCATCCTTGCTCGGCTGCAGATCGGTGCATACGCCGAAGCTCTCGAACTGGCCGAGCGCATCGCCGAGATGATGCCGGCCTCCGCGGGTGCGGTTCTCTCGCCTCTCGAGTGCAGCGTGATGTGGTCCGCGGTCGCCGAAGCGTTCGTGACGTCGGGACAGGCGCGCGACGGCGCAACGTTCTCCTACCGCGCTGCACATGCGGCCGAAGCAGCAGAGAGCGACACCGCCCTCTTCCGAGCTCATTCCTTGGTCTGTGTCTGCTCGGCGCTGTTCGGAGACTACGTCGCCGCTGCCGAGGCCGCGACAGCAGCCCACGCGATCTCGCAGAGGTCTGGCTGGGCGCCCGATGTGAGCAGTTTTCCGCTGATCCTGGGCGAGATCCTCATCCACTCCGCCGAGCTCGACCCGGACAGGCTCTCCGCGTCGGCCAGCGCCTTGAGGACGTTCGGGTCGAATCCGCGATATGCGGCCACCGCTGCTGCGGTGGAATCCATGGTCGCGCTCGTCAGCGGTGACACCGGTGCCGCTGTGACCATCGCGACCAACGTCGTGGCGAGCACGCGCGACGAGAGAGTGCTCCCCATGGTTCGCGGATTCGCGACGGGAATCCTCGCTGATGCCCTTCTGACTCGCGGTGAGCCGGACCGGGCGCTCACCGTGCTGGATCAGATCCCGTCCCCTCCCGGACACGCCCTCTGTTTCGATATGCAGCGCGCGTCGGCCTACCTGATGCGGGAAGACTATGCGGCTGTGCTTCGTGTCACGAGCGGCTGCGTGTCTCTGGGGATGGAGCACAGCCTGCGAACTCTGACGCCCATTCTCCTTCGCCGAGCGCTTGCGCACCTCGCGCTCGGAGACCACCGCATCGCGGACATCGAAGTCGAGGACGCCCTGAGGATGATGGCGGAATCAGGGTCGGCTACACCGCTGCTGACGCTGTCGACCACGCAGTTGCAGACGCTTCTGGCCAAGTTCGCCACGCGCAACGAGGCGTTGGAAGCTCTCGTGACCTCGCTGTCGCACCGGTTGAAGAAGCTGCCCAGGCTGTCCGGGTTGCGTGTTCGAGCGTTGCCGTTGCTTACTCCACGCGAGACCGAGCTGGCGTGGCAGTTGCGGGAGGATCTCACCCTCGATCAGATCGCTCGCGAACGGTTCGTCTCCAGGAACACGGTGAAGTCCCAGGTGCGATCGCTCTACGTCAAGCTCGGGGTGACGTCGCGGCAGGGTGCTGTGCAGCTTCTCGAGCGCGGCGGGTTCTACGAGCGTCAGCCGCCTCGCCGGACCTGA
- a CDS encoding helix-turn-helix transcriptional regulator — MTGAIGRRIERLLEARDWNGAAALVEAHWGEALLSEPHRLRAWLLRFPEDFARRNSRIIQGKVYLDRIIDDPAAHTTKFRGSTSASEAQSAFDRVTQLTIRAAAARAGGDLDEATQYALRARRIVDESAADERENMQPALPEMTYAWGYVWEQAGDLRAAFREYTYSYDLALLLGDLMGRARSAAAIAWCHALAGRNSEARRWLQRVPEMRDGWWVPRSRAVVMLAEALLLYDRLCFDEARERLSLVDLQAATERTHAHMYVSALLADSSAEAMRLMVGLEAPAMAIAHSASRGQSAAFVALSKHALLTRLGMHTAARDALGTDDDLGGEVVSALVRIQRIAADAHAGLDERVLRAASLMSASTSHTPRALVAALALRAAASRDLTIGAGADDFRLAASIASEQELYSPFVLLPRADVRRLAADSNGLSPDVVDAIVRAARVDAGDPFQKLTPRERAVLGVRLTDATLEEIATEHYLSVNTVKSQMRSAYRKLGISSVEELRSLAATYGFAP, encoded by the coding sequence TTGACTGGTGCCATCGGCCGACGGATTGAACGGCTGTTGGAGGCGCGCGATTGGAACGGCGCAGCCGCTCTTGTCGAGGCGCACTGGGGTGAAGCACTGCTTTCGGAGCCCCACCGTCTGCGGGCGTGGCTGTTGCGGTTCCCTGAAGACTTCGCTCGGCGCAACTCGCGCATCATCCAGGGGAAGGTGTACCTGGACAGGATCATCGACGATCCGGCCGCTCACACGACCAAGTTCCGCGGCAGCACGTCCGCCAGCGAAGCGCAGTCAGCCTTCGACCGGGTCACGCAACTGACCATCCGAGCGGCCGCCGCACGCGCCGGCGGTGACCTCGACGAAGCGACGCAGTACGCCCTGCGCGCGCGGCGGATCGTGGACGAGAGCGCGGCGGATGAACGTGAGAACATGCAGCCCGCTCTCCCGGAGATGACGTACGCGTGGGGCTACGTGTGGGAGCAGGCCGGCGATCTCCGCGCCGCGTTCCGCGAGTACACCTACAGCTACGACCTCGCCCTGCTCCTGGGAGATCTCATGGGTCGGGCCCGGAGCGCCGCGGCCATCGCATGGTGCCACGCGCTGGCCGGGCGGAACTCGGAGGCCCGACGTTGGCTGCAGCGCGTGCCCGAGATGAGGGACGGCTGGTGGGTGCCCCGTAGCCGTGCCGTGGTCATGCTCGCCGAGGCGTTGCTTCTCTACGACCGGCTCTGCTTCGACGAGGCGAGAGAGCGCCTCTCCCTCGTCGATCTGCAGGCGGCGACCGAGCGGACTCACGCACACATGTACGTCAGCGCGCTCCTGGCGGACTCGTCCGCCGAGGCCATGCGCCTGATGGTGGGCTTGGAAGCGCCCGCAATGGCCATCGCGCACTCCGCCTCGCGGGGCCAGAGCGCCGCATTCGTCGCCCTTTCGAAGCATGCTCTTCTCACAAGGCTGGGAATGCACACCGCCGCGCGCGACGCCCTGGGCACAGACGACGACCTCGGTGGCGAGGTGGTCTCCGCGCTCGTGCGGATTCAGCGCATCGCCGCGGACGCGCACGCGGGACTCGACGAGAGAGTGCTCCGCGCGGCTTCGCTCATGAGCGCGAGCACCTCGCACACGCCGCGCGCGCTGGTCGCAGCGCTCGCCCTGCGCGCCGCTGCCTCCCGCGATCTCACGATCGGCGCGGGCGCGGACGATTTCCGTCTGGCCGCATCCATCGCGTCGGAACAGGAGTTGTACTCGCCGTTCGTGCTGCTTCCGCGGGCGGACGTGCGCAGACTCGCCGCTGACAGCAACGGACTTTCACCGGATGTCGTCGACGCGATTGTGCGCGCTGCAAGAGTCGATGCGGGCGATCCGTTTCAGAAGCTCACACCACGCGAGCGAGCGGTACTCGGCGTCCGCCTCACGGACGCGACGCTCGAGGAGATCGCCACGGAGCACTACCTCTCGGTCAACACCGTGAAGTCCCAGATGCGCAGTGCATACCGCAAACTCGGCATCTCGTCCGTGGAAGAACTGCGCTCGCTCGCCGCCACGTACGGCTTCGCGCCGTGA